The following coding sequences are from one Mycobacterium bourgelatii window:
- a CDS encoding DUF447 domain-containing protein, translating to MTITECNLDGYGAPTIEWTRVESVLASQLPQAPGTGGPQRHTMWLSTINPDGRPHVVPVGVIVSGSRWYFTSGPATRKSRNLTRDARCVISVATEPFDLVLEGQADRVTDSDELRTAAEALAADGWPARVEGHALTAGYSAPSAGPPPWYLYRLTVSTVFAFGTSEPLGAAKFQLD from the coding sequence ATGACCATCACAGAGTGCAATCTCGACGGGTACGGGGCGCCGACCATTGAATGGACCCGTGTCGAATCGGTGCTGGCGAGTCAGCTGCCGCAAGCGCCGGGAACTGGGGGACCGCAGCGTCACACCATGTGGCTGAGCACGATCAACCCAGACGGCCGCCCTCATGTGGTGCCCGTCGGGGTGATCGTGTCCGGAAGTCGTTGGTACTTCACATCGGGCCCGGCAACGCGGAAGTCCCGCAACCTGACTCGCGATGCCCGTTGCGTGATCAGTGTCGCGACCGAGCCTTTCGACCTCGTTCTCGAAGGTCAAGCCGATCGCGTTACCGACTCCGATGAATTGCGCACTGCAGCTGAAGCTCTCGCTGCTGACGGCTGGCCCGCTCGGGTCGAGGGCCATGCGCTGACGGCGGGCTACAGCGCCCCGTCGGCGGGCCCACCGCCGTGGTACCTCTACCGCCTGACGGTGTCGACCGTATTCGCATTCGGGACATCCGAACCGCTGGGTGCCGCCAAATTTCAACTGGACTGA
- a CDS encoding NUDIX domain-containing protein: MVLREDDIRRPDGSSGIYAVVDKPTYALVIPYDGRRFRLVEQFRYPVGARRWEFPQGTAPGLAELEPAELARRELREETGLLAASMEALGQVDIAPGMTSQRGWVFLATGISEGEAAREHEEQDMRSEWFARDEVEQMMRSGVIVDSQSIAAYGLFLLRGR; this comes from the coding sequence ATGGTGCTCCGCGAGGACGACATCCGCCGACCCGACGGCAGTAGTGGCATCTACGCCGTGGTGGACAAGCCCACCTATGCCCTGGTGATCCCGTATGACGGGCGACGCTTCCGGCTGGTGGAACAGTTCCGGTATCCCGTGGGCGCGCGGCGCTGGGAGTTCCCACAGGGGACCGCACCCGGCCTGGCCGAGCTCGAACCGGCCGAACTGGCCCGGCGTGAGCTGCGCGAGGAAACGGGGTTGCTCGCGGCGTCCATGGAGGCATTGGGTCAGGTGGACATTGCACCCGGGATGACCAGCCAGCGCGGGTGGGTGTTCCTGGCTACCGGGATCTCGGAGGGCGAGGCCGCACGCGAGCATGAAGAACAGGACATGCGCAGCGAGTGGTTTGCCCGCGACGAGGTCGAGCAGATGATGCGCTCGGGGGTGATCGTCGATTCGCAGTCCATCGCGGCCTACGGCCTGTTTCTGCTGCGCGGCCGATGA
- a CDS encoding PucR family transcriptional regulator has translation MPWKPPSPRCKELIRQIAQIVVSPQREWLEQFDRAVLAASPMIAADPELAAAVSRSNRDNLYCWGTANVRDPGAPVPANTGPEVMNVARELVRRGLTAYTLDAYRVGEGVAWRRLMEIAFELTSDPNELHEALDVCSRSISAFVDTTLAAIAAQIESERDELTRGSHADRRETVALILDGAPIPRRRAEDRLGYALTGTHTAAVIWSDTPAGDLSRLDKVAEAFGHATRARPLIVLASTATRWVWVPGNKAGDQPDIGPLRQAVEALPDVRVAVGPTAAGIDGFRRSHFDAVTTQQMMARLQSPQRIALFGEVYLTALITADTNRAAEFVHYALGDLESADSELQDTVRVFVNEQCNASRAAARLFTHRNTLFRRLARADELLPRPLSECSVMVAAALDVLRWRGQP, from the coding sequence ATGCCGTGGAAACCGCCATCACCTCGGTGTAAAGAGCTGATCCGGCAGATCGCGCAGATCGTCGTCAGCCCGCAGCGGGAGTGGCTCGAGCAGTTCGACCGTGCGGTGCTTGCGGCCAGCCCGATGATCGCGGCCGACCCGGAGCTGGCGGCTGCCGTGAGCCGAAGCAACCGGGACAACCTCTACTGCTGGGGAACGGCCAACGTGCGCGACCCCGGTGCGCCGGTGCCGGCGAACACCGGGCCCGAAGTCATGAACGTCGCACGCGAGCTCGTCCGCAGGGGGCTCACGGCTTACACGCTCGACGCCTACCGAGTGGGCGAAGGGGTGGCCTGGCGGCGACTGATGGAGATCGCGTTCGAGCTGACCTCCGATCCCAACGAACTCCACGAGGCGCTCGATGTGTGCTCGCGCTCGATCAGTGCGTTCGTCGACACGACGCTGGCCGCCATCGCCGCCCAGATCGAGTCGGAGCGGGACGAACTCACCCGTGGCAGCCACGCCGATCGTCGCGAGACCGTCGCACTCATCCTCGATGGCGCGCCCATACCCCGGCGGCGGGCCGAGGACCGCCTCGGCTATGCCCTGACGGGCACCCACACCGCCGCCGTCATCTGGAGCGACACCCCGGCCGGTGATCTTTCTCGGCTGGACAAGGTCGCCGAGGCGTTCGGTCATGCCACCCGCGCGCGGCCGCTGATCGTGCTGGCCAGCACGGCTACCCGTTGGGTCTGGGTGCCCGGCAACAAGGCCGGTGACCAGCCAGATATCGGTCCGCTGAGGCAGGCGGTCGAGGCGCTGCCCGACGTCCGGGTGGCCGTCGGACCGACCGCCGCCGGTATCGACGGATTTCGACGCAGCCATTTCGACGCCGTCACCACCCAGCAGATGATGGCGCGCTTGCAGTCACCGCAGCGCATTGCGCTGTTCGGCGAGGTTTATCTGACCGCGCTCATCACCGCCGACACCAACCGGGCCGCCGAGTTCGTCCATTACGCTTTGGGTGACCTCGAATCTGCCGACAGCGAATTGCAGGACACAGTAAGGGTTTTCGTCAACGAGCAGTGCAACGCTTCCCGCGCGGCGGCGCGTCTGTTCACCCACCGCAATACCCTGTTCCGGCGGCTGGCCCGCGCCGACGAGCTGCTGCCCAGGCCGCTGTCGGAATGCAGCGTCATGGTCGCCGCCGCGTTGGATGTGCTGCGCTGGCGCGGGCAGCCGTGA
- a CDS encoding flavin-containing monooxygenase gives MDRTAGNVASQVEHVDVLIVGAGISGIGAAYYLQKDHPGRTYAILEARGATGGTWDLFRYPGIRSDSDLHTFGYEFKPWQDDDAIASADKILAYLRQTAAENGIDEKIRFHHKVLGAQWSSADARWTVDAENVQTGHLVQFSANWIFMAGGYYRYDQGYSPEFKGRDRFVAGGGQIVHPQHWPEDLDYTGKKVVIIGSGATAVTLVPAMAGTAGHVTMLQRSPTYIMPVPAKDTFANTAKKLLGDKRGYALSRRKNILRQRVVYQFCQTFPGAARKAIRYLNAKQLPAGYPIDEHFNPTYNPWDQRLCAVPDGDMFKAIRDGSASVVTDRIATFTETGIELESGKHLDADIIVTATGLNLQLLGGMSLSIDGEPVDLTKSFAYKGMMLSGVPNFAFAVGYTNSSWTLKVGLLCEHFCRLLAHMDAHGYDTARPEVDDPDMEARPLLDFSAGYVQRAVHLMPKQGNDAPWLMSSSYYDDVKLLRGAPVVDRNLRFSTARASRTAPVAVPA, from the coding sequence ATGGACCGCACCGCAGGCAATGTCGCCAGTCAGGTCGAGCACGTCGACGTGTTGATCGTCGGCGCCGGGATCTCCGGCATCGGCGCCGCCTACTACCTGCAGAAAGACCACCCGGGTCGGACCTACGCGATCCTCGAGGCGCGCGGCGCCACCGGTGGCACCTGGGACCTGTTCCGCTACCCGGGCATCCGGTCGGACTCCGACCTGCACACCTTCGGCTACGAGTTCAAGCCGTGGCAGGACGACGACGCCATCGCGAGCGCCGACAAGATTCTTGCCTACCTGCGTCAGACCGCTGCCGAGAACGGGATCGACGAGAAGATCCGCTTCCACCACAAGGTGCTGGGTGCGCAGTGGTCCAGCGCCGACGCGCGCTGGACCGTCGACGCAGAGAACGTGCAGACCGGCCATCTCGTGCAGTTCAGCGCCAACTGGATCTTCATGGCCGGCGGCTACTACCGGTACGACCAGGGCTACTCCCCGGAGTTCAAGGGCCGTGACCGCTTCGTCGCCGGCGGAGGGCAGATCGTGCACCCGCAGCACTGGCCCGAGGACCTGGACTACACCGGCAAAAAGGTGGTCATCATCGGCAGCGGGGCGACCGCGGTCACCCTGGTGCCAGCGATGGCCGGCACGGCCGGACACGTGACCATGCTGCAGCGCTCACCGACCTACATCATGCCGGTGCCGGCGAAGGACACATTCGCCAACACCGCCAAGAAGTTGCTCGGCGACAAGCGCGGGTACGCGCTCTCGCGACGGAAGAACATCCTGCGGCAGCGTGTGGTGTACCAGTTCTGCCAGACGTTCCCCGGCGCGGCCAGGAAGGCGATCCGCTACCTCAACGCCAAGCAATTGCCCGCGGGCTATCCGATCGACGAGCACTTCAACCCGACCTACAACCCGTGGGACCAGCGACTGTGCGCCGTTCCCGACGGTGACATGTTCAAAGCCATCCGCGACGGCAGCGCCTCGGTGGTGACCGATCGCATCGCGACGTTCACCGAAACTGGCATCGAGCTGGAGTCGGGCAAACACCTGGATGCCGACATCATTGTCACCGCAACGGGTTTGAACCTGCAGTTGCTCGGAGGGATGTCGTTGAGTATCGATGGCGAGCCGGTGGACCTCACCAAGTCGTTCGCCTACAAGGGCATGATGCTCTCCGGTGTACCGAACTTCGCGTTCGCCGTCGGGTACACGAACTCGTCGTGGACGCTCAAGGTCGGGCTGCTGTGCGAACACTTCTGCCGACTGCTGGCCCACATGGACGCCCACGGTTACGACACCGCCCGTCCCGAGGTCGACGATCCGGACATGGAAGCACGTCCGCTGCTGGACTTTTCCGCCGGATACGTTCAGCGCGCGGTACACCTGATGCCCAAGCAGGGCAATGACGCACCGTGGCTGATGTCCTCGAGCTACTACGACGACGTCAAGTTGCTGCGTGGCGCCCCGGTAGTGGATCGCAACCTGCGCTTCAGCACTGCCCGCGCCTCCCGCACGGCCCCGGTGGCGGTGCCGGCATGA
- a CDS encoding alpha/beta fold hydrolase — translation MTDRFCPVGAGREVCYRTDGDPSGTPLLLIAGLTLDLTSWPREMIDGLVAQGFYLIRFDNRDVGRTTPATTPPPSLWRRALQRPRQDGYDLADMAGDGVAVLNHLGVQRTHVAGMSMGGMIAQTLAARYPTRTLSLTSIFSTTGSRRVGQAALSTQLQLANPGARTRAEFIRKHLRLVEHLAGNGFAPDRAAAAEYAARAWDRGLRQAAGDGVARQINAIYKSGDRTAELRRITAPTLVIHGDRDPIVHPNGGRATAAAISGARHVTIAGMGHDLAPGVIDRVVRLIAEVSRCSSEPCSNVSRAV, via the coding sequence ATGACCGATCGATTCTGCCCGGTCGGCGCCGGCAGGGAGGTGTGCTACCGGACGGACGGCGATCCGTCCGGTACACCCCTGCTCCTGATCGCCGGCCTGACGCTGGACCTGACCTCGTGGCCTCGGGAGATGATCGACGGCCTTGTCGCCCAAGGGTTTTACCTGATCCGCTTCGACAACCGCGACGTCGGCCGCACCACCCCGGCCACCACCCCGCCACCGAGCCTGTGGCGCCGGGCGCTACAGCGTCCCCGCCAAGACGGTTACGACCTGGCCGACATGGCCGGCGACGGCGTCGCCGTGCTTAACCACCTCGGAGTCCAGCGGACCCACGTGGCCGGAATGTCGATGGGAGGCATGATCGCCCAGACGCTCGCGGCCCGATACCCGACCCGGACCTTGTCACTGACGTCGATCTTCTCCACCACCGGAAGCCGACGGGTCGGGCAGGCAGCGTTGTCGACGCAACTGCAACTGGCCAATCCGGGCGCACGTACCCGGGCGGAATTCATCCGCAAGCACCTGAGGCTGGTGGAACACCTGGCGGGCAACGGGTTTGCACCCGACAGGGCCGCTGCGGCCGAGTACGCGGCAAGGGCCTGGGATCGCGGTCTGCGTCAGGCGGCCGGAGACGGCGTCGCTCGGCAGATCAACGCCATCTACAAGTCGGGCGACCGCACCGCGGAACTACGCCGAATCACCGCCCCCACGTTAGTGATTCACGGCGATCGCGATCCCATCGTGCATCCCAACGGGGGGCGGGCCACCGCGGCGGCCATCAGCGGCGCCCGACATGTCACCATCGCCGGCATGGGTCACGACTTGGCACCGGGGGTCATCGACCGCGTCGTGAGGTTGATTGCGGAAGTCTCGCGGTGCAGCTCAGAGCCGTGCAGCAACGTCAGCCGCGCGGTGTAG
- a CDS encoding LLM class flavin-dependent oxidoreductase: MTMPVMEPALDATVLHSWARAIDEGPFSSLCWGERIAFENPDSLTLLGALAAWTQRVRLVTTVIVPQLHDPVMLAKALATGDMLSGGRLTVGVGVGGRHEDYHAVGADPKTQTIRGMAERVAVLKRVWAGEKVTDSTLPVGPLPVQAGGPPLFVGTIGPKTVRSAAAWADGMAGTTLDLDVAKQNELFDVARAAWAEAGKPKPQLTTSFWFAFGSPDDARAQVHRHLRRYMNWIPAEYVDAMAPMTGWAGSEDELLQVFRKFEAIGTDEIQLIPTSSDLEQLHRAADVAARL, encoded by the coding sequence ATGACCATGCCGGTGATGGAGCCCGCCCTCGACGCCACGGTGTTGCACAGCTGGGCCCGTGCGATCGATGAGGGCCCGTTCTCTTCGCTGTGCTGGGGCGAACGCATCGCCTTCGAAAACCCCGACAGCCTGACGCTGCTCGGGGCGTTGGCCGCCTGGACGCAGCGGGTGCGTTTGGTGACGACGGTGATCGTGCCCCAGCTGCACGATCCGGTCATGCTGGCCAAGGCCCTGGCTACGGGAGACATGCTCAGCGGCGGGCGGCTGACCGTCGGTGTCGGCGTCGGAGGCAGACATGAGGACTATCACGCCGTCGGCGCCGATCCCAAGACGCAGACGATCCGCGGCATGGCCGAACGGGTGGCGGTGCTGAAGCGGGTCTGGGCCGGAGAAAAGGTGACCGACTCGACGCTGCCGGTGGGACCGTTGCCGGTCCAGGCCGGCGGCCCGCCACTGTTCGTGGGCACCATCGGACCCAAGACCGTCCGCAGCGCCGCCGCGTGGGCCGACGGCATGGCGGGTACCACCCTGGATCTCGACGTCGCCAAGCAAAACGAGCTGTTCGACGTGGCGCGCGCGGCCTGGGCCGAGGCGGGCAAGCCCAAACCCCAGTTGACGACATCCTTCTGGTTCGCGTTCGGATCGCCCGACGATGCGCGCGCGCAGGTGCATCGGCACCTGCGCCGCTACATGAACTGGATACCCGCGGAGTACGTCGACGCCATGGCGCCGATGACCGGCTGGGCCGGCAGCGAAGACGAGCTGCTGCAGGTATTTCGGAAGTTCGAGGCGATCGGTACCGACGAAATCCAGCTCATCCCAACCAGTTCCGACCTCGAGCAACTACACCGCGCGGCTGACGTTGCTGCACGGCTCTGA
- a CDS encoding VOC family protein has translation MGVASTSIAHVRLTVTDIERSRRFYESVFDWPVLIEFPEGADEATREQLGFLFGGVIYDLGGALLGLRPVGTEPFDENRTGLDHIAFRLGSKAELDAAAAHLDALGISHEPVKDIGPLYILEFRDPDNIALELTASK, from the coding sequence ATGGGTGTAGCGAGCACGTCGATTGCGCATGTCAGGCTCACGGTCACCGACATCGAGCGATCGCGACGGTTCTACGAGAGCGTGTTTGATTGGCCGGTGCTGATCGAGTTTCCCGAGGGCGCCGACGAGGCGACGCGGGAGCAGCTCGGCTTCCTGTTCGGCGGCGTCATTTACGACCTGGGCGGCGCGCTGCTGGGACTTCGGCCGGTGGGCACCGAGCCCTTTGACGAGAACCGCACCGGGCTCGACCACATCGCGTTTCGGCTAGGCAGTAAGGCCGAATTGGACGCTGCCGCTGCGCATCTCGACGCTCTGGGCATTTCGCATGAGCCGGTCAAAGACATTGGGCCGCTGTACATCTTGGAGTTCCGCGACCCCGACAACATCGCGCTGGAGCTGACGGCGTCCAAGTAG
- a CDS encoding Rrf2 family transcriptional regulator, whose amino-acid sequence MRMSAKAEYAVRAMVQLATAEPGTLVKTDDIAQAQGIPPQFLVDILTNLRTDRLVRSHRGREGGYELARPANEISIADVLRCIDGPLASVRDIGLGDLPYSGPTVALTDVWRALRASMRSVLEETTLADVAADALPAHVAKMADDYRDQESKRHRSTGG is encoded by the coding sequence ATGCGGATGTCGGCCAAGGCGGAGTATGCAGTGCGGGCGATGGTTCAGCTCGCCACCGCCGAGCCCGGCACGCTGGTAAAGACCGACGATATTGCGCAGGCGCAAGGAATACCGCCGCAATTCCTCGTCGACATCCTCACCAACTTGCGCACGGACCGTTTGGTGCGCAGTCACCGCGGCCGCGAGGGCGGCTACGAATTAGCCCGTCCAGCAAACGAAATCAGCATCGCTGACGTGCTGCGCTGCATCGACGGACCGCTGGCCAGCGTCCGCGACATCGGACTCGGTGACCTGCCTTATTCCGGCCCCACCGTGGCGTTGACCGACGTCTGGCGGGCGTTGCGGGCCAGCATGCGCTCGGTGCTGGAGGAAACCACGCTGGCCGACGTCGCCGCCGATGCGTTGCCGGCGCATGTGGCGAAAATGGCCGACGACTATCGCGATCAGGAGAGCAAGCGGCACCGCAGTACGGGCGGTTAG
- a CDS encoding 3'(2'),5'-bisphosphate nucleotidase CysQ encodes MSDHQLAAELATQAGELLLGVRTELADATEAERKAAGDKRSHDFLMAALAKRRPDDAVLSEEGADDPVRLRSERVWIVDPLDGTREFSELGRQDWAVHVALWESGELVAGAVALPAQGVTLSTPDVDPPAPNPAPPRIVVSRTRPPAIALQVRDSLGGTLVEMGSAGAKVSAVIQGLADIYVHAGGQYEWDSAAPVAVARAAGLHTSRLDGSPLQYNRPDPLLPDLVVCRPEYADAVLSVTG; translated from the coding sequence ATGAGCGATCACCAGCTGGCCGCCGAATTGGCGACGCAGGCCGGGGAGCTGTTGCTCGGTGTGCGCACCGAGTTGGCCGACGCGACCGAAGCCGAGCGAAAGGCCGCGGGGGACAAGCGGTCGCATGACTTCCTGATGGCCGCGCTGGCAAAGCGTCGCCCCGACGATGCCGTGCTGTCCGAAGAGGGCGCCGACGACCCCGTGCGCCTGCGGTCCGAGCGCGTGTGGATCGTCGACCCACTGGACGGCACCCGGGAATTCTCCGAACTCGGGCGGCAGGACTGGGCCGTGCACGTGGCGCTGTGGGAATCCGGTGAGCTCGTCGCGGGCGCCGTCGCGCTTCCGGCGCAAGGTGTTACGTTGTCGACCCCCGACGTCGACCCACCGGCCCCGAATCCCGCCCCGCCGCGGATCGTGGTGTCGCGTACTCGGCCGCCGGCAATCGCTCTGCAGGTTCGCGACAGCCTCGGCGGAACGCTGGTCGAGATGGGATCGGCCGGGGCCAAGGTGTCGGCGGTCATCCAAGGACTGGCCGACATCTACGTACACGCCGGCGGTCAATATGAATGGGATTCCGCCGCACCGGTGGCGGTGGCGCGCGCTGCCGGTCTGCACACGTCGCGGCTAGACGGGTCTCCGCTGCAATACAACCGGCCCGATCCGCTGTTGCCCGATCTGGTGGTGTGCCGGCCAGAGTACGCCGACGCGGTGCTGAGTGTGACCGGCTAG
- the cysC gene encoding adenylyl-sulfate kinase — MAAPTTLLRLATAGSVDDGKSTLIGRLLYDSKAVMEDQWAAVEKTSKERGHDYTDLALVTDGLRAEREQGITIDVAYRYFATPKRKFIIADTPGHIQYTRNMVTGASTAQLVIVLVDARHGLLEQSRRHAFLASLLGIRHLVLAVNKMDLIDWDKEKFEAIRDEFHAFAARLDVQDVTSIPLSALHGDNVVTKSDQTPWYEGPSLLSHLEEVYIGGDRNLVDVRFPVQYVIRPHTLDHQDHRSYAGTVASGVMRPGDEVVVLPVGKTTRITAIDGPTGPVAEAFPPMAVSISLADDIDISRGDMIARANNQPRIAQSFDATVCWMADDSALEPGRDYIIKHTTRTTRARITALDYRLDVNTLHRDKTAAALKLNELGRVSLRTQSPLLLDEYTRNATTGSFILIDPDTNGTVAAGMILRDVSTHTASPNTVRHKSLVTAEDRATKGKTLWLTGLSGAGKSSVAMLVEQKLLERGIPAYVLDGDNLRHGLNADLGFSMADRAENLRRLAHVATLLADSGQIVLVPAISPLAEHREMARKVHVDAGFPFFEVFCDTPIEECERRDPKGLYAKARAGEITHFTGIDSPYQRPKNPDLRLTVDHTLEEQAQAVLDLIESFS; from the coding sequence ATGGCTGCTCCCACCACACTGCTGCGTCTGGCCACCGCCGGCTCCGTCGACGACGGTAAGTCCACGTTGATCGGGCGCCTGCTCTATGACTCCAAAGCGGTCATGGAAGACCAGTGGGCCGCCGTGGAGAAAACGTCCAAGGAACGAGGTCACGACTACACCGATCTGGCGTTGGTCACCGACGGGCTGCGGGCCGAGCGGGAACAAGGCATCACCATCGACGTCGCCTACCGCTATTTCGCCACGCCCAAGCGGAAATTCATCATCGCCGACACCCCGGGCCACATCCAGTACACGCGCAACATGGTCACCGGCGCGTCGACCGCTCAGCTGGTGATCGTCCTGGTCGACGCGCGGCACGGCTTGCTGGAGCAGTCCCGCCGGCACGCGTTCCTGGCCTCTCTCCTGGGCATCCGCCACCTGGTGCTGGCGGTCAACAAGATGGACCTGATCGACTGGGACAAAGAGAAATTCGAGGCGATCCGCGACGAGTTCCACGCGTTTGCGGCGCGCCTCGACGTGCAGGACGTGACGTCCATCCCGCTTTCGGCGCTGCACGGCGACAACGTGGTCACCAAATCGGACCAGACGCCGTGGTACGAAGGGCCTTCGCTGCTGTCGCACCTCGAAGAGGTCTACATCGGCGGTGACCGCAACCTGGTGGACGTGCGGTTCCCGGTGCAGTACGTCATCCGCCCGCACACACTTGATCATCAGGACCACCGCAGCTACGCAGGCACGGTGGCCAGCGGAGTGATGCGGCCGGGCGACGAGGTGGTGGTACTGCCGGTCGGCAAGACCACCCGGATCACGGCCATCGACGGTCCGACCGGTCCTGTGGCGGAAGCGTTTCCGCCGATGGCCGTGTCGATCAGCCTGGCCGACGACATCGACATCTCGCGCGGCGACATGATCGCGCGTGCCAACAATCAGCCCAGAATCGCGCAGTCTTTCGACGCCACCGTCTGTTGGATGGCGGACGACTCCGCGCTCGAACCCGGCCGCGACTACATCATCAAGCACACCACCCGAACCACGCGGGCGCGGATCACCGCGCTGGACTATCGCCTCGATGTCAACACCCTGCACCGGGACAAGACGGCGGCGGCGCTGAAACTCAATGAGCTGGGCCGGGTTTCGCTGCGCACCCAGTCGCCCTTGCTCCTCGACGAGTACACCCGTAATGCCACCACCGGCTCGTTCATCCTCATCGACCCCGACACCAACGGCACGGTGGCCGCGGGCATGATCCTGCGCGACGTCTCGACACACACCGCCAGCCCCAACACGGTGCGGCACAAGTCGTTGGTGACGGCCGAAGACCGGGCCACCAAGGGCAAGACTCTGTGGCTCACCGGGCTGTCGGGTGCCGGCAAGTCGTCGGTGGCCATGCTGGTCGAGCAGAAGCTGCTCGAAAGGGGTATTCCCGCTTATGTTCTCGATGGTGATAACTTGCGGCACGGCTTGAATGCCGATCTCGGTTTCAGCATGGCCGACCGCGCGGAGAACCTGCGCCGGCTGGCGCATGTCGCCACGCTGCTCGCCGACTCCGGACAAATCGTGCTGGTGCCCGCGATCAGCCCGCTGGCCGAGCACCGCGAGATGGCCCGTAAAGTCCACGTGGACGCGGGATTTCCGTTCTTCGAAGTGTTCTGCGACACGCCGATCGAGGAATGTGAGCGCCGGGACCCCAAGGGGCTGTACGCCAAAGCGCGGGCTGGCGAGATCACCCATTTCACCGGGATCGACAGCCCCTATCAGCGCCCGAAGAACCCCGACCTGCGGCTCACTGTGGACCACACGCTCGAGGAACAAGCGCAGGCCGTGCTCGACCTGATTGAATCGTTTTCATGA
- the cysD gene encoding sulfate adenylyltransferase subunit CysD produces MTSAVNAGPAAGQYELSHLRSLEAEAIHIIREVAAEFERPVLLFSGGKDSIVMLHLALKAFRPGRLPFPVMHVDTGHNFDEVLATRDELVAESGVRLVVASVQDDIDAGRVVETIPSRNPLQTVTLLRAIRENKFDAAFGGARRDEEKARAKERVFSFRDEFGQWDPKNQRPELWSLYNGRHHKGEHIRVFPLSNWTEFDIWSYIGAENVKLPSIYFAHRRKVFQRDGMLLAVHRYLQPRPDEKIFEATVRFRTVGDVTCTGCVESEAATVSEVIAETAVSRLTERGATRADDRISEAGMEDRKRQGYF; encoded by the coding sequence ATGACCAGCGCGGTGAACGCCGGCCCCGCGGCCGGCCAGTACGAATTGAGCCATTTGCGCTCACTGGAGGCGGAGGCCATCCACATCATCCGGGAGGTGGCGGCGGAGTTTGAGCGGCCAGTCCTGCTGTTCTCCGGCGGCAAGGACTCCATCGTCATGCTGCACTTGGCGCTCAAGGCATTCCGTCCGGGGCGGCTGCCCTTCCCGGTGATGCATGTCGACACCGGCCACAACTTCGACGAGGTCCTGGCCACCCGCGACGAGCTGGTTGCCGAATCCGGGGTGCGCCTGGTGGTGGCGTCCGTGCAGGACGACATCGACGCCGGCCGCGTGGTCGAGACCATCCCGTCGCGCAATCCGCTGCAGACCGTGACGCTGCTGCGGGCGATCCGGGAGAACAAGTTCGACGCCGCCTTCGGGGGAGCCCGCCGCGACGAGGAAAAGGCGCGCGCGAAGGAACGGGTGTTCAGCTTCCGCGACGAGTTCGGCCAGTGGGACCCGAAGAACCAACGGCCCGAGCTGTGGAGTCTGTACAACGGGCGCCACCACAAGGGTGAGCACATCCGCGTCTTTCCCCTGTCCAATTGGACCGAATTCGACATCTGGTCCTACATCGGCGCCGAAAACGTCAAGTTGCCCTCGATCTATTTCGCCCACCGGCGCAAGGTCTTTCAGCGTGACGGGATGCTGCTGGCGGTACACCGCTACCTGCAGCCTCGACCCGACGAAAAAATATTCGAGGCGACCGTGCGGTTCCGCACCGTCGGTGACGTCACCTGCACCGGGTGCGTGGAGTCAGAGGCCGCCACCGTCTCGGAGGTCATTGCCGAAACCGCGGTGTCCCGCTTGACCGAGCGTGGCGCCACCAGGGCCGACGACCGGATCTCGGAGGCAGGCATGGAAGACCGTAAACGGCAGGGGTATTTCTGA
- a CDS encoding PaaI family thioesterase, whose amino-acid sequence MADPEPGAPPSGRDVIAQFLPASPFVAKLGIVAERLEPDGVRLRLPWDPSNVTIGDMVHGGAIATLADVTVMAAAWCGAQAPPDLRGVTVSMTLDFMAPARATDVFGVGRALRRGRSLVNCEADIVDPDGKLLAKALALYKVG is encoded by the coding sequence ATGGCTGACCCCGAACCCGGCGCGCCCCCGAGCGGTCGCGACGTCATTGCTCAGTTTCTGCCGGCATCACCGTTCGTCGCGAAGTTAGGAATCGTCGCCGAACGACTCGAGCCCGACGGCGTCAGGTTGCGACTGCCGTGGGACCCGTCCAACGTGACGATCGGCGACATGGTGCACGGCGGGGCTATCGCAACCCTCGCCGACGTGACCGTGATGGCGGCGGCGTGGTGCGGCGCGCAGGCACCACCCGACCTGCGCGGGGTCACCGTCTCGATGACCCTGGACTTCATGGCACCCGCGCGCGCCACCGACGTGTTCGGCGTCGGCCGCGCCCTACGGCGCGGCCGATCGCTGGTGAACTGCGAGGCCGACATCGTCGACCCCGATGGAAAACTGCTCGCGAAAGCCCTCGCCCTTTACAAAGTGGGCTGA